The genomic DNA ACGATTCCCGTTGCCGGTGTAAACGCCAGGACTCACAATAATAGTATCGCCATTCACCGCATTATCGATGCCAGCTTGAAAGGTTGGTTGATCAGTAGGAACCGTTATCACTGCGGCGAAGGATACAGTCCAACTGAAGAGAATAGCTGTGAGCAATGCGAGTTTCTTCGTCATAGTATTTTAACTGCCCTATTTAATGAGAAGCATTTTCCTCGCCTGTCTGAAAGCGCCAGCTTGTGCGCTATAAAAATAAACGCCGGAGCTGTGGCGAGAGCCGTCCCACTCAACCCGCAGAATTCCGGCGTTCGCTGTGCCATCGAATCGATCTACTTGTTGTCCGAGTATGTTGAAAATCGTCAAGTCCCATGTAGTATTTACAGGCAGACTCAATTCGATGATCGTTGTGGGATTGAATGGATTCGGATAGTTTTGTGCAAGTGCAAAATCGTCCGGGAGCGTTTCACCATGAACGAGTTTGTCTACCACTTCTATGACAACAAATGGCACGGCGCCTATGTCGCTGCGGCTTCCGTCCCATTCGTTATATGCGGGGTCCGGGTCACCGGTGTTGTTGCAGGGTGAATTGCCAAGGATAGTATAGCTGGATTGCACAAAGAGCGGATCCGCGCTTATGCTGCCTGTCCCTGGTCCGGTGATTTGATCATAGTTAGTGGAATTATTATAAACGTCGTTATATGACAAGTTCGGCTGAGCAACGGAGACGTCATTCGCCCTGCGAATTCCGAACTGGGCACTCTGAAATACAATTGTGTTCTTAATCACAGGTGCCGAAGATGAATAGGTCAAAATTCCCACACCCGCTGCGTTCTTAATCGTGTTCTTAAGAATGAGTGCAGGCGAATGACCGACAGTCCCGGCTCCAGTTCCGCGAAGTGTGATTGCGCCCTCTGCTGTAACCAACTGACTATCAAGTATAAGCCGGATAAGGCTGGGGCTTGCGTTCTCACATAATACACCTATTGAACCTTTTAACAATCGGAACCCTTCCAATACAGACTCCGAGGTTTCACCCGAATTGAAAGTCACCAAATTTACAGCCGTCGAATTCGTTATGGTTGTTTGTCTGGGGCCATTGACAGATTTTACAGTAATAAACTTCCCTTTAAAATTGATTAGAGAATTAATATAGATTCCGGAAGCGACATTGACCGTCGATCCATGAGGAACGGCATCAATGGCAGATTGTATGGAGGCATATTGTGATGGCACATTTGCCGTAACAGGCGCACTGTGCGGCAAACAGCCCATGTCATTGCGGCTACCATTGGGATCATTATATGCCGGGTCAGGATTTCCGGTATTGATGCACGGTGATCCGACACGGAGCGAAAGATCCGGATAGGTCAGTGGATTAGCGCTGATGCTGCCTGTACCAGCGTTTGAGATATGAAGATAATTGCTTGAAACATTTCCATATACATCGTTGTACGATAATTGAGGCTGTGCAACTTCGGGAAGCGCCGATCGGGCAATGCCGTAGGTCATGTTATTGAGCACCAGCGAATTTTTGATAGTAGGTGCGACGGTCGAATAACTTACTATTCCACCATTCGAACTATTCACAACTGTACAGTTGATTATCGTAGCCGGGCTATTGCCAGTGGAGGCATAGCCTGTGCCTCCGAGCGTTATGGCCGCGGCGTCATTTGTCTGCTGTCCATCAAGGATGCATCTGCGAATTGTTGGAGAAGCATTTTGACAAAGAATTCCGATCCGCCCGCCCTTCAACCGAAAGCCATCGAGAACTGTAGCCGAATTCTCCCCTCCCTTGAACTTAACCAGTGTATCTGTAACCGCACCGGTAAGAGTTGTGACCAATGGTCCGCCAACGGACATTATTTGAATTCGTTTCCCCTTGAAATTCAGCGATCCAGAATACGTGCCGGGTTGAACTAAGATCAAAGAGCCATGAGGCAGTGCATCTATTGCGGCTTGGATTGTCGAGTATTGAGGAGAACCTCCATAGGTGACATAGACAGTATCTGGTGTAGGAACAGAATTGCGAGCATCAATCAGGCCGTATCCGGTAAAGTTGTCGAAGCCGACTGATGCATTGTCATATCCTCCAACAATGTCATGTGCGCCATTAATAAGTCTTTGCTTAACCTGTGATGGCGTGAGAGTCGGATCTGCGGAAAGCATTAACGCCACGACCCCTGCCGCATACGGACACGCACACGATGTCCCGTCAAATAACGCCCAGTAATCTCCGGCGCTGAATCCAACGCTTCCCAGAATGTCCGTCGTGGGCAGTATTGTCGGAGCAAGAAAATCAATTTCCGGTCCATAGCGACTACTCCAGATTTGCCCATCGCAACTAACCGGCTCATCCCACCGCGACCCACGTTTTCTATACCCGCAAGGAGCAGCAGCGCCGATCGCTAAAACATTTGGATACTTCGCCGGGTACAACACAGCGTCTGGTACAGACCCGTCATTTATCCCCACGTTGCCGGTCGCTCCCAGCAACACGACTCCTTTGCTATACGCATAGTTGATGGCGCTCTCGAGAATTGAGTCTGCTGGAAGAGATATGCTCATCGATATCACTCTTGCGCCGCTGTCGGCAGCATGAATGATTGCATTTACTACTGCACTCGAAATAGGACTTCCACTTGCCCCAGACGAGACCTTCATCGGCATAATACTACAGCCACCTGCTACTCCAACCGCTCCAATAGAATTGTTTGCAATTGCAGCCGCTATTCCTGCCGCACAGGTGCCATGTCTGAAGAGATCCATTACATATGGGTTATTGTCACCGTAGTTATAACCGCGCACAAGACGCAAATCAGGATGGAGCGTATCAACACCACTGTCAAGAATAGCGATAATAATTGATGAATCACCATGGCCTTGAGCCTTATCCCATGCCAAATCCGTATTGCAGTCAAAACCAAGAGTACCATTTAGCTGTCCTGTGTTGCGATGCCCCCAGTTAGAATTGAACATAGGATCGTTAGGCGTAGAAGCAAATTTCCCGTACCAATCCGGAACAGCATATTCAATTCCACCCAAAGCCGCCAAATCGACTGCTAACGATTCGATGTCGGCAATTGAGTCAACTGCAATAGTAAAAACTCTGTTGAGTCCAAACTCTTCGGACAACTTCTCATCGACTGGTTTAAATAATTGAGCGCTTACCTCGCGCATGCCATAAGAGTAAAGGACTTGATCGACAGAATCGAGACCAGTATTGCCTGTTCTTATGATTGATCCTTTGATCTGGAAACTACTGCTGTCTACAGCCAGCTTGCTTAGGCGAATTCGAATGACCCCTGGAACATATTTGGAAGTAGAATCGAGAGGAGTTGAGAACGCAATGTCAGACTGCAGAAGGTAACCAGCAAGAAGCAACACTAGGACGTGCTTGGTTATGAGATATCTGATTTTCGTAATCCCTCCTTAATCAAAGACACGAAAAGGTAACCTTATTTAGCTTTTATGCAAGTATTTTTTTGTAGTCATTAACCAACGCTCTCTCACACTGTTCAATTTAACAGTCCCGTCAGATGTTGTCGACTTAACTAGGAGCTCTCTTCTGACAGTTTCATTGATGCACAAATGAATCATTAAGTCTTAATCGAAAACGGTGTAAAGTCTGTCTTCCAGTCAAAATAATCTTCGTGCTCTTTTGCCTTCAAAAATCTGACAATTTTATACGTAAAAGGCATGGCAAGAACTTCCCATAAAACTTTCAGAGCGTAGTTTCCAAACATCACCGCCACAACACTTTCATTTGACCAGACGCCGTAAAATGCCACCGGGTAAAAAATAGCGGAGTCAATCCCGGCGCCGACGACTGTTGAGCTAAGCGCACGGAGCCAGAGGAATTTTCCTTTGGTGTAGAGTTTCAGTTTAGCCAATACAAAGGAGTTACAGAACTCACCGACAGAATAGGCGGTCATTGAGGCCACAATAATTCGAGACGTCGAGCCGAAGGCAGTCTCAAGAGCTTTCTGATCATTCCAACTTTCTGCCGGCGGAAGTTTCAGCACGACCCATGACATGAGCGAGGCAAAAAGGAGCGCGCCAAAGCCAGCCCATACAACTTTTCTGGCGCGGGCATAGCCGTAAACTTCGGTGAGAATATCGCCAAAGACGTAGCTTATCGGAAAAAAGAGAATTCCCGCTCCGAATGAATAACCGCCGATTGACCAGATTTTGGCCGGACCAATCAGATTCGAGCAGAGCAAAACAGTCACAAAAAGGGCCATGATCAAATCATAGTATTTGTAGACTCTTTGAGAACTGGTCGACGCGGGTGTGTTCGGCTGATTCATATTGCGCGGCTGTGGATCATCTTTTCGGCATACTTTCAAGGCGCATGTATGCGACCTGGGCAATTGCAACCGGCTTGCCGGCGCTGTCGGACAGGTCTATCTGGACAGGGCAAATGGTTCTTCCCAGTTTTATCACACGCGCGACGGCTGTCAAGTCTGTCAGACAGGGGGCGAGAAAACGTATCCCCATATCTGTAGTGGTCAGAATCTCATCAGCCTTGGTCATTGTGAGAATCGCAAAGCAGGAGATTGTATCTGCGACCGTCATGAGCAGTCCGCCATGAGTCGATTCGAAGATGCCGTCGTAGCGGGTATCTCGCGGCATTATTGCGCGGCAGATTCCCTTGTCTAATTCTTCAATGCGAAGATTCAAGGCAGACACGATGGGGATTTTGTGTATGCGGCCCATCACCGCGAGCCGGTGCTGTTCTTCGATCATTGGATAATTCCATACGCCTTCAAATTATTTCTTCTCAAGAAAATTGTGATACACTAACCCACCGAGCGCACCTCCGATAAGCGGCCCGACCCAGTAAACCCAGGCATTTTCAAATCCTCCGCCGAGCAGGGCCGGGCCAAGGTGGCGCGCAGGATTCATAGCCGCCCCGGAAATTGGACCGCCGACGAGTATATCAAGTGTGATGACCAGCCCGATGAAAAGTCCACCGACCTTCGGCGCACGCGAGTCGAAGGCTGTGCCATAGATGACAACAACAAGAAAAAATGTCAGGATGATCTCGCAGATGAGCGCCATTGTCGTTGTCACACCAGCGGCGGCGTTTATAGCCGGGATACCCATGTTGACAGTGGCAAGAGCGGCTTCGGGAATGACCATCTTTAGCATAATGGCTCCAAAAATCGCGCCAAGGCACTGCACAATAAAATAAGCGACAGCGCTTTGAAGATCGATTCGCTTCCCAAGAAACGCTCCAAGCGTGACGGCCGGATTAAAATAGCCGCCGCTGATAACCCCCACAGCGCTTGCAAAAACAGCGATTGTCAGGCCATGGGCCAAGGCAATTCCAACCAGCCCCGAACCTCCGCCGATTATGTCATCGACCGCAATTGCGCCCACACCCACAAAAATCAAGGCGAATGTTCCAATGAACTCCGCAACCAGCGCTCTAAAATTCATGCTCTCTCCCTTCTCTATCTACCCGGCCATTCTTCAAACAGCGCTCCCACTCACACAGAACACAAGACGATTCGAAGCTCTGTGCGATTATTCAACGGTGTATGGATAGGGGTTTGGAAATGCGCTGTCAAGTTTTAGAAATGGGTGGTGGTAACGGTTTTATCGGTAGGGTTTACAGGAGAATTGGCGGGTTCGGAGACGGACCCGCCCTCCCAAACTCCTAAGTTATATTCAAAACATGTGCTTATGCTTTCTTGTGATTTGATTTAAGTGTCAATTTGAATCGAGGGTCGAAACGTCGTCCAACTGAACATCGCCCGCAGGAAGCCATTCGAAATTGTTTCTGACGCGGAAATTCTCGTTTGCAGTTTCCGCAGACATAGGTGTAACGCGGCGGTTTGCGAAGCGAAGGATGAAAATTTGCCCTAAGAGAAGTTCCCACGCGGGCGGCTTCTTTTTTAAAAGCCGTGTTGTGGCGCAAGTGAATAATGTGAATCATTTCGTGTTTGAGCGTGTCTTCGAATTCATCGGGAAAGACGTCATGATAGCGTCGTCCGATTTTGATAAGCTTTCGCGAAGGCGTATAGGAACCAGCCATCATCATCCGATCCGAATATTCGATGCGCTGTTTGGGAAGCGCACCGTCGAAAAACAGCATATTGAGCCGGTCGAACAAATCATGGAGTTCACTTATCGAAGGAAGTTCAGCCCGGGCTACTGCAGGTGCGGATATGCTAATTGCTTTTGGCGGCAGGGCGTATTCTTTTATTTTGGCATAAATCGTCGCTGGCGGAGGCGGTGTTATTGATTCAGCTTTGAACAGATCAAGGTGAAGAGCCGAGATAGCTTTGAATTTACGAATGACTGCTTTCATACGATGTCGAATCTTAGCGCTTATTGACTTCCCCGATTCTGCGAGATACCTGAGCGGACAAGTCTCGTCCACCTGGTTTGATTCCTTCATCGGTAATAAAAGCCGAGATCAGTTCATTCGGGGTGACATCGAATGCAGGGGCATAGACCGGAATGTCTTTAGGGGCTGTTCGCCGCCCGAATCCTTCAGTAATTTCTTCTGGGGATCGTTCCTCGATTACAATAAAGTCACCCGTAGGAATGCCGGGGTCAAATGTCGAAGATGGCGCCGCAATGTAAAAGGGAATATTATGCGCTTTGGCGAGAACCGCCAGGCTATAGGTACCGATTTTGTTCGCCGTGTCGCCGTTGCGGGCAATCCTGTCCGCGCCCACAATTACCATCGAGACCCTTCCCTGGCGCATAAGCATGCCGGCGGTGTTGTCACATATAAGGGTGACATCGATCCCTTCCTGTTTCAGTTCCCACGCAGTGAGGCGAGACCCCTGAAGAACCGGACGGGTTTCGTCGGCAAAGACTCTGATATTCTTTCCTGCATCGCGGCAGCAATAGATTATACCGAGGGCGGTGCCAATGCCGCCAGTTGCCAAAGCGCCAGTATTACAATGAGTGAGCACAGTATCGCCATCGCGCACCAGATCCATTCCATACTTTCCGATGCGCTCGCACATTTCTTTGTCTTCGTCATGAATGGCGATGGCTTCGCTCCAGAGGAGCTTGACAATCTCTTCGTGCGAGGATTGCGCGCTTTGGGCTACCGCTGCCACTATGCGATCGACAGCCCAAAAAAGATTTACGGCGGTCGGACGCGAGGATTTGAACTCCTCGCTAAATTGCCTTATCTGAGCAAGCCCGCTTCGACCAGATTGTCTGACCGCCATGGCGATGCCGTAGGCAGCGGCAATCCCGATTGCCGGAGCGCCCCGGATCTCGAGTCGCTTGATGGCGTAAATGACTTGTTTGTAGTCGTAGAGATCACGGTAAACAAGTCGGTCAGGTAGCTGGGTCTGGTCTATGATCCGAAGCTGATCTTTTATGAGCTCAAGAGCTTTTACTTTCACGCTTTACCCTCATTGAGAATGTTTGAACCGATTGGCATATATATGACGCTTTATTTTCTTTGTCGAGGTTTTTTCAAGCTCGGACAACTGTATCTCGAAATCGGCGATGCGTTTATAGTCAGAAAGTTGCTGGTTCGACGCTGAGACGACTCCAGAAATCACCTTTCTGATTGTACCCATATCCCCTTTCAGTTCTTCTCCAAATTCTGCCGAAAAGAGATCGATGTCCGGAATAATTAGAGCCACTGGCTCTTCCCCCTGTTTGCCGGATTTCGTCCGACCGACAACCACTACTTCCATAACATACGGCGAGGCCAACAGTTTCTCCTCAAGTTCTTCCGGGTAAATATTTTTTCCAGCCGAGGAAATAATAACGTTTTTGGCCCTGCCGGTTATCCAAAGGTGGCCGCCACGAAAACAACCCAGATCACCGCTGTGCAGCCAGCCATCGCGAACTGTTTCTTTGGTGAGTCCAGGATTATCTTTGTAACCGGGTGTGACGCTACCCCCTCTGATGAGAATCTCGCCAACATCGGAATCTCCGACCGGCTCCATTCTTACCTCAAGATTTGGAAGCGGTTTCCCGACCGATCCAAACTTAATGTCGCCCGGCTTGTTCATTGAAATTACCGGGGAACATTCGGTCATGCCATATCCTTGAAAAAAATCAAATCCGATAAAATTAAAAAAACGGGCGACCTCGGCATGGAGCGCGGCTCCGCCGGAGACAAACATGCGGATTGATTGGAGTCCCGCTTTTTTGCGGAGCGAGGAAAACAGAGGTTTGCCCAAGTGAAGTCCCAGCCCCCATCCCGCGCCAGAGATAAAAAACAATACTTTGAAAAGAATTTTTTTGATTGTGGGCGCGGCATTGATTGAACGCATCATGGAATGATACATTTTATCGTACAGCAACGGTACACCGCACATTACAGTTATACCATTAGCGGAAATGTCTTCGAGAATTTCTTTTGATTTGAGCGACCGGGCAAAGACAATA from Candidatus Zixiibacteriota bacterium includes the following:
- the mtnA gene encoding S-methyl-5-thioribose-1-phosphate isomerase; this encodes MKVKALELIKDQLRIIDQTQLPDRLVYRDLYDYKQVIYAIKRLEIRGAPAIGIAAAYGIAMAVRQSGRSGLAQIRQFSEEFKSSRPTAVNLFWAVDRIVAAVAQSAQSSHEEIVKLLWSEAIAIHDEDKEMCERIGKYGMDLVRDGDTVLTHCNTGALATGGIGTALGIIYCCRDAGKNIRVFADETRPVLQGSRLTAWELKQEGIDVTLICDNTAGMLMRQGRVSMVIVGADRIARNGDTANKIGTYSLAVLAKAHNIPFYIAAPSSTFDPGIPTGDFIVIEERSPEEITEGFGRRTAPKDIPVYAPAFDVTPNELISAFITDEGIKPGGRDLSAQVSRRIGEVNKR
- a CDS encoding AMP-binding protein translates to MIVAQVSETIFDRFLRSAELYEDTILFKADGGRGQSYTYSGVKERVQRLSAGLMSDSYIDQPEIGLLSENRPEWGIAYLAILAAGKTVVPIDSNLKENEIMHIVRHSGIKSLFIAESFEPLFQKMEKSPSLFVMSNDSDQSWSRLESLRPSTRNISRQNVAVLIYTSGTTGSPKVVMLTHANILHNLQGISQAIPFDRQDIFLSILPLHHTFEATCGFLTPLMAGASIVFARSLKSKEILEDISANGITVMCGVPLLYDKMYHSMMRSINAAPTIKKILFKVLFFISGAGWGLGLHLGKPLFSSLRKKAGLQSIRMFVSGGAALHAEVARFFNFIGFDFFQGYGMTECSPVISMNKPGDIKFGSVGKPLPNLEVRMEPVGDSDVGEILIRGGSVTPGYKDNPGLTKETVRDGWLHSGDLGCFRGGHLWITGRAKNVIISSAGKNIYPEELEEKLLASPYVMEVVVVGRTKSGKQGEEPVALIIPDIDLFSAEFGEELKGDMGTIRKVISGVVSASNQQLSDYKRIADFEIQLSELEKTSTKKIKRHIYANRFKHSQ
- a CDS encoding S8 family serine peptidase; protein product: MLLLAGYLLQSDIAFSTPLDSTSKYVPGVIRIRLSKLAVDSSSFQIKGSIIRTGNTGLDSVDQVLYSYGMREVSAQLFKPVDEKLSEEFGLNRVFTIAVDSIADIESLAVDLAALGGIEYAVPDWYGKFASTPNDPMFNSNWGHRNTGQLNGTLGFDCNTDLAWDKAQGHGDSSIIIAILDSGVDTLHPDLRLVRGYNYGDNNPYVMDLFRHGTCAAGIAAAIANNSIGAVGVAGGCSIMPMKVSSGASGSPISSAVVNAIIHAADSGARVISMSISLPADSILESAINYAYSKGVVLLGATGNVGINDGSVPDAVLYPAKYPNVLAIGAAAPCGYRKRGSRWDEPVSCDGQIWSSRYGPEIDFLAPTILPTTDILGSVGFSAGDYWALFDGTSCACPYAAGVVALMLSADPTLTPSQVKQRLINGAHDIVGGYDNASVGFDNFTGYGLIDARNSVPTPDTVYVTYGGSPQYSTIQAAIDALPHGSLILVQPGTYSGSLNFKGKRIQIMSVGGPLVTTLTGAVTDTLVKFKGGENSATVLDGFRLKGGRIGILCQNASPTIRRCILDGQQTNDAAAITLGGTGYASTGNSPATIINCTVVNSSNGGIVSYSTVAPTIKNSLVLNNMTYGIARSALPEVAQPQLSYNDVYGNVSSNYLHISNAGTGSISANPLTYPDLSLRVGSPCINTGNPDPAYNDPNGSRNDMGCLPHSAPVTANVPSQYASIQSAIDAVPHGSTVNVASGIYINSLINFKGKFITVKSVNGPRQTTITNSTAVNLVTFNSGETSESVLEGFRLLKGSIGVLCENASPSLIRLILDSQLVTAEGAITLRGTGAGTVGHSPALILKNTIKNAAGVGILTYSSSAPVIKNTIVFQSAQFGIRRANDVSVAQPNLSYNDVYNNSTNYDQITGPGTGSISADPLFVQSSYTILGNSPCNNTGDPDPAYNEWDGSRSDIGAVPFVVIEVVDKLVHGETLPDDFALAQNYPNPFNPTTIIELSLPVNTTWDLTIFNILGQQVDRFDGTANAGILRVEWDGSRHSSGVYFYSAQAGAFRQARKMLLIK
- a CDS encoding queuosine precursor transporter, with protein sequence MNQPNTPASTSSQRVYKYYDLIMALFVTVLLCSNLIGPAKIWSIGGYSFGAGILFFPISYVFGDILTEVYGYARARKVVWAGFGALLFASLMSWVVLKLPPAESWNDQKALETAFGSTSRIIVASMTAYSVGEFCNSFVLAKLKLYTKGKFLWLRALSSTVVGAGIDSAIFYPVAFYGVWSNESVVAVMFGNYALKVLWEVLAMPFTYKIVRFLKAKEHEDYFDWKTDFTPFSIKT
- a CDS encoding PaaI family thioesterase; amino-acid sequence: MIEEQHRLAVMGRIHKIPIVSALNLRIEELDKGICRAIMPRDTRYDGIFESTHGGLLMTVADTISCFAILTMTKADEILTTTDMGIRFLAPCLTDLTAVARVIKLGRTICPVQIDLSDSAGKPVAIAQVAYMRLESMPKR
- a CDS encoding MIP family channel protein — protein: MNFRALVAEFIGTFALIFVGVGAIAVDDIIGGGSGLVGIALAHGLTIAVFASAVGVISGGYFNPAVTLGAFLGKRIDLQSAVAYFIVQCLGAIFGAIMLKMVIPEAALATVNMGIPAINAAAGVTTTMALICEIILTFFLVVVIYGTAFDSRAPKVGGLFIGLVITLDILVGGPISGAAMNPARHLGPALLGGGFENAWVYWVGPLIGGALGGLVYHNFLEKK